The following DNA comes from bacterium.
GCTCCAAGGCTTTCAATGGCCCCATGTTCTGGAGGATCTGCGGCAGGAACCGGACGGCGAGCTGGAAGGTGTGATTGTCATACGATTCAAACGACTCCGGATCGAGCTTGAGAACGCGATGGACGATCTCCGGCAGGACCGCAAGGTCCTTCAGGAACACGACCAGCATGGCGCGGTGCTGCTTCCGGCGCGCGAGGCCGATCTTCGCCTTGGTTACCATCGCGAGTGTGCCTTGGGAGCCCACGATAACTTTCGAGAGGTCGAACGTCCCTTTCTCCTTGTCGTAGACGCTCCAGAGGGCATAGCCGGCGGAGTTCTTCGAGACCTTCGGGCGTTTCGATTCGATGAGGGGGAGGTTGTGCTCGATAAGCGCATGCATCTCCCTGTAGATGAGGCCTTCGAAGTCGGTTTGTGCCTTCTTTGCGGCAAGGCTCGCGGCGTCCAAGGGGCCGAATGTTGCCCGTGAGCCGTCGGAGAGGACGACGTCGAGTTCACGTACGTAGCGCTCGGTCTTGCCGTAATGCAGGGTCAATTCGCCGCCAGAGTTATTCGAGACGATGCCACCGAGGGCACATATCTCGCGGGAGGCCGGGTACGATGGTAGAAGCATGCCGATCTTCTCCATGGTGGCTTTTTCGAAGTCGCGGTAATAGATCCCCGGCTCAGCCACGGCATAATCCGCTCCGATTTCCAGAAGATTGTTCATGTATTTCGTGAAGGAGACAACGATCGAATCAGTAAGCGGCCCTCCGGTCATGTCGGTTCCGCCTGAGCGTCCGGTGAGAGAAACAGCTTCTCCTGTTTCTCGCAGCTCATGCACCTTCTTTACGAGAAGGCCCAGATCTTCGGCATTCTTAGGGTGTGCGACGAGGCTCGGTCGGCGTCGGAAGATGCTGGTGTCGCGCGAGAAACGATCCAGCTCTTCAGGCGCATCGGTAACGTCACCATGTATCGAAGGAGCGATGGTCTCGCGCAGGGACATTGCGCATAGTATAGCAGCACGAAATACGGGAGCTGTCTGCAGGACGGGAAGGGCGCTACGCAACACGCAGCGCAAGACGAGTGAGGTCAAGTCGGTATGTCTTTTTGAAATGTATAGGACGCATATCAACCGTATATGTCCTATATAAGCCATATTTGGCACAAAAGGAAAAAATATAAGGGACGTGAGTATATCGGACTTCGTTAATCAGTACGACACGAAAATGAATTACGGACAAAATGTGCATCACGTCATAAATCAAGCATCTTGGCCATATTGACGGTGCCGCTGTGGCGTATACGCTTGGCCCAGTTTTTCGTTTAGCAGGGAATTTATTAAATCCAAATCTCAATTTACAAAATATGACGTTGCGAAATGCATATGCGGCGATGTTTGCGGCTCTCGCTCTCCTCGCGCTTGCGGTGCTCGCTGGCGGTCAGCGCCAGGCTTTTGCGGATCAGGTTACGCCGGTCCCGGTGAATCCATGTGAGGACGTCTTTCCGCATATCCCGAACATGCCAGGCTGCGGAGAGGATGGTGGTGATGACGATGACAATGGCGAGATCGAGAATCCGCCGGTCAATCCATGTGACGATATCTTCCCGCATATCCCGAACATGCCGGAATGCAATGATGATGGCGATAACGGTGGAGGCGGTGAAGAACCGACCGATGTCTGCCCGAATATCGAAGGCGATCAGGCTTCCGTGCCGGAGGGTAAGGTCCTCGAAAACGGCCAGTGCGTCGATGCTCCTTCCACAGGTGGTGGAGGTGGTAGCGGCGGCGGCTCCGGTGGTGGCGGAGGCGGCGGAGGTGGCGGCGGTTCCGTGCTCGGAACCACGACCGCTGCTGCATGCGAAAAGTACATCTCGACCTTCATGCGCCGCGGACAAGTAAATGACGCTGAACAGGTCAAGCGCGTGCAGGGCATCCTCAAGATGTTCGAGGGCGCGGATGTCGAAGAGACCGGCGAATACGACGAGAAGTCGGAAGCGGCTATCAAGGCATTCCAGCTCAAGTACGCCGATGAAGTGCTTACGCCGTGGGGAATCCAGGCTCCGACCGGTTACGTCTTCCTCACGACCCGCAAGAAGCTCAATGAGGTCTACTGCAAGAACACGCTCGCGTTCCCGCTTACTGAAGAAGAACAGGGTCACATCGATCTCGTGAAGAAGGCATCGGTAAAGGTTCCGACTGCGGCTAAGCCGGCAGCAGCTGCAGCAACGCAGCCGAAGCCAACAGAAGTCGAGAAGGCGACCAGCACCCCGGCTTCTTCTGAAGAGACTTCGACGCCAGTGAAGGGCAATCGAATCAAAGACTTCTTCCGCAGACTGTTCGATCGCTTGCGATAGACAGACTGAGATGCCCCGTGGAGCTGCAGGACTCTACGGGGCAGGAAGAAGTTCCTGATGATCTTTGGAAGGAGTAAGTAAGGACAGAGAAGCGGGTGCGGACTGCTTGCAGCAGGTTTCCCGTTTCGAATCTTGTAGGGCCCCAGAGCGGGTCCGTGGCGGACAGCTTTACGCTGGTTTCCCTACCGTCATGGGCCCACTCTGGAACCGTACTGGTGTGTGTGGGTTGAGAAAGCATAGGATACGCCCTCTTCAAACCCTATCTTCGTGGTGGATATGTCGCTGATTTCTACTGCGACTGTTGTTCACGTTTGTTAGTCTGCTGCGCGATGTTTTCAGAAGGCGTATCCTATGCTCTCTTTTTTGTTGTTTGCTATGAATGTCAGGGAGGGGTCGGGCGGTATGGTTGAATGCTTGACGTGGGTGTTTCGGTGTAGTCAATACGTTATCCACAGCCTCTTTTGTATTGACTCTTAGCGGAACCGCGAGATAATTCGCGTACATTTCTGGAAACGGAAATGTAAGGGAAATCAGCGAAAGGGAAACCAGCGCACTAAGTGCGCATGCAGCTGATTTCATACACATTCACAAAAATTGGAGGAAAGACGCGAGACGCTTCATCAGCGTTTGGCGTCTTTTCTTTATTGTTCCGCTCAGCGGCGGTACAGGAGAGGGGAATCGCGTGAAGTCTACGGCGCGATTCCTCCCCCGAGGAATCGCGCCGTGAACTGCACGGCAGGGAAACCTGCAGTCAAAGTTCACAGGAAAGGTCGATACCTGGCATTACGCCGTCCGTACGGGGGCGGAATGACAGCCTTTAATCGGGGATTACAAAAAAATATCTAACTCATACAAAGCATATGACAAAGACAATGAACTACACGGCAGCGGTCGGTACGATCGCAGCTCTCGTTCTCTCGTCCTTCGCAGCTGTGACTCCGGCTCTCGCTGGCGGTCATCGCAACGGTGGCGATGTTGAGATCGACAACGGTGTGAAGATCTCGGTTGCGAATTTCGCAGTCGTGACCAACGTCACCTCTTCTTCTGCTTCGACTGGCGGCAACTACGCTGGTGGTGCTGAGGGTGGTAACGGTGCAGAGGGTGGCAACGGCGACGAAGGCGGCAACGCTGACGCTGACGCTGATAGCAACAAGGGTGACGCTGAGGCGGAAGCTGTAGGCGGCAACGGCGGTAACGGCGGTAAGGGCGGTAACGGTGGCAGCACCGGTATCGGCGGCACCATCTCGACCGGTGATGCAGAGGCAAACTCTGGCGTCATGAACGTTGTTAACTCGACGGAAATCGAAGTCGAAGGCTGCGGCTGCGATGCAGGCGTTTCCTACGACGAAGACGAGGTTGATGACATCGAAGTTGATAACGAGGTCAAGATCGATCTCGTTAACGGCGGTATCGTCACCAACTTCACGGACGCTTACGCAAAGACCGGCTGGAACCGCGCTGATGGCGTGGTCGGCGGCGATGCAGGTAAGGGCGGCAACGGCGACGAGGGTGGCAATGCAGATGCTGATGCAGATGCAGACGGTCACTACGGCGACGGCGACGCTGACGCATGGGCAACCGGCGGCAACGGCGGTAAGGGTGGTCGCGGCGGCAACGGCGGATACGCTGATGCAGGCGGACTCATCGTGACGGGCAACGCTACGTCCAACTCGGGCGCAGTGAACCTCATCAACTCGACGCTCCTCCGCGTTCGACGCTAGTTTCGAACTGAGAAACGAGGGAGGCAACTCCCTCCTTCTCATGAGAATCGAAGTACCGCTTGGATTCTCATAGGAAGCATTACGAAATCGGGGATTAAACAGACTACCTATGAACTTCACTAACACCATCGGGATGAAGCTTGCGAGCCTCATCACCATGTTCGTCCTCGTCGTGGGAACGCCGGCGACTTCGTTTTTCGTCTACGCAGAAGACGGCGGCGCTGCAACTTCTTCTGGAGGAGATGGAGGTAGCGGAGGTTCGGGTGGCAGCGGTACAAGCGGCGGTGACGCGGGTAGCGGCGCATCGGGTGGCGCTGCGAGTTCATCGTCGAGCGGGGACTCTTCCTCGTCGGGTGGCGATGGTGGCGCAGGCGGTACGGGTGGCGGCGCTACTGATGGTGGCGCAGCAGGTGCAGGTGGCAGCGGTGCAACCGGCGGCGATGCCGGCTCTACGTCTGATACCGGATCAGCGGATTCCTCAGGTGGTGACGGCGGCGCGGGTGGCGCTGGCGGCGGTGCGACGGATGCAGGGACCGGTGGCACCGGTGGTACTGGCGCTGATGGCGGCACTGCTAATTCAGAGACTGATTCCGGCGATGCGACGGCAAATGGTGGTGCTGGCGGTGATGGCGGCACGGGCGGCACGGCAGATGGTGGCGGAAACGATGGTGGAGCCGGCGGTGATGCAGGTGCAGGCGGCGCAGCAGATGCTGAAGGTTCTTCCGCAGACGCAGGCGGCGGCGATGGTGGTTCCGGTGGTGATGGTGGGGGCGGGGGTAGCACCATCCATGGACCACTTGACGGCGGCTCGACAGAGATCGACACCGGTAATGCTTCTTCTGAATCCATTGCAAACACTGGCGGCAATTCGACGAGCGTGAACACGGCATCGTCTACCGGAACCACCGATGTCGAACTCGACGATCTCTTTGTCGCGTCTTCGACGGCTTCCTCTACGGCTACGACGGGTGAAGTGAAGGCGGAAGATCCGGACGGCATCTTGGCACGGCTTGGCAATGCAAGCGCACTTGCGATCCTCATCAACATCTTCAACATCGCGATCAAGGATTCGGTCGGCTCCATCCTTTTCCTTAAGAATCCGGTCGGCAGCGCGCTCGACTTCACCTCGCAGTTCACGAACATCTTCGGCTCGCTCGCGGGAGTCAACGGTGACTGCTCGTTCATGGGCTGCTCGTCTGAAGAAGCGAGCTTCCGCTTCCTCGGAGACAGTATCTCCGAGGTCAATAACGAAGCGATCTCCCGTGCAAAATCCGGCGGCTTCGAAGGTTCTTCCGAAGGCGGCACGATCGATGTGAAGACGGGGAACGGTGATGCGATGTCCGTCATCTGGAACCTCGGTCACCTTACGCTCGCGAACTCTCGTTATCTCGTCATCCTCATGGCGAACCAAGGTGATCTCGATGGCGATGTGATCCTCCCAGACGGCGAATTCTTCAAGAAGCTCTCTTCGGTGGCGAAGATCAGCGCAGGTTCTACCTACATCGCATCAAGCACGGTCGGCGTTGATAACCTTGCAGACAGTAACGCATCATCGGGCAGCAACAGCGCGATCGGTGATGAGACCTCGATCGATACCGGTAACGCGAATGCGCACTCGTCGGCAGGTACGATGGCAAACATGGTTGGCGCACCGATGTGCTTCATCATCAACATCGGCGGAAAGTGGAACGGCTCGGTGAAGCGATTGCCGGATACCTTCACGCATGAGCGAACCTCCTTCGGTGAGATCATCTGTGGCACGGGCGGCGGTGAAGACCGTGCAAACGGTGAACGCATGGAGATCGAGCGCACCAACTATGCCAAGATCGTGAACAAGGCGATTTCTGAAGCGATCACCGGTGATGTGCATGGCGAGGCGCTCCGTGTGGCACTTGAGACGGGCGATGCGAGCGCATTCAGCCACATCATGAACCTCATCTCGAGCGACATCATCGGTCAGGACTGGATCTTCGCGAACTTCGCGATCTCCGGTGACTGGGACGGTGACCTCCAGTTCGGACCGGAGCCAGGAGAGACCGACATCCTCACCGAGATCAATAACCAGATCTCTTCGGGCCGATCCAGCAATTGGAACACCCCTAAGTACTACGGTCCGAATATCAAGGTGACGAAAACCGCGAGCGTGGTTGCAGTAGCATCCCCGGCGCAGGTCGAATACCAGATCGTCGTCGACAACCGCGGTTCCGAAGCACACCAGGTGGTGGTGAACGACACCATGACGGGTCCGGACGGTGCGGTCATCGGTAAGCAGATGTGGAATCTCGGTACGGTCGCGGAAAAGGAGAAGGTGACCATCAAGTACACCATCGACTTCAAGGATGATGCAGCAGCGGGCTACTACACGAATAGCGTGGTGGTCTCCGGTCAGGGTGATATCGCACAAGGTGCGGGCACGCTCACGGCTAAGGACGTCATCGAGATCCTTCCGGCAGGCGAACAGCCAGCAGGTCAGTGTGAGCCGCTTCTCACCGAGTACATCCGCCCGTACCGCGCGAATACGCCGGCACAGGTGAAGGTGCTCCAGGGCTTCCTCAACGAAAGCGAAGGTGAGAATCTCACACTGAGCGGTGTCTATGACGGCAAGACGCAGGCTGCAGTGAAGCGCTTCCAGCTCAAGCACGCAGATGAGATCCTCACGCCATGGGGAATCACAAGCGCGACCGGTAACGTCTACTACACGACGCAGAAGGCGGTGAACTCGATCAACTGTAAGGATGACAGCAAGTTCCAGCTCACTGCCGCACAGCAGAATGAGATCAAGTCCTTCAAGACGAAGCTCTTCTCGGCTCCGAAGACGAACATCGGCGACCTCCTCAAGATGTACGATGTGGGCCAGAGCAAGGGCGCTCCGACGGCAAAGGGCTTCTTCCTCCTGCCGCCGGCTGCTATCCCGAGCATCTTCGCACCGGTCTCGAATGAGAATGCAAAGCCGGTCTCGATGATGAGTCTCCCGACCTCGCTCTTCAAGAACTGGCTCCTC
Coding sequences within:
- a CDS encoding FAD-binding oxidoreductase gives rise to the protein MSLRETIAPSIHGDVTDAPEELDRFSRDTSIFRRRPSLVAHPKNAEDLGLLVKKVHELRETGEAVSLTGRSGGTDMTGGPLTDSIVVSFTKYMNNLLEIGADYAVAEPGIYYRDFEKATMEKIGMLLPSYPASREICALGGIVSNNSGGELTLHYGKTERYVRELDVVLSDGSRATFGPLDAASLAAKKAQTDFEGLIYREMHALIEHNLPLIESKRPKVSKNSAGYALWSVYDKEKGTFDLSKVIVGSQGTLAMVTKAKIGLARRKQHRAMLVVFLKDLAVLPEIVHRVLKLDPESFESYDNHTFQLAVRFLPQILQNMGPLKALELGLSFFPELLMLLSGGVPKFVLMAEFSEDSEVAARDRVRDARLILADLPVKTRMAAGRIGPEKYWKIRRESFNLLRKNVPGLYAAPFIDDFVIDPDVYPQFLPELDALLSAHPFTFTIAGHVGNGNFHIFPLVDMTKESVHDEILELNGKVYDLVLKYGGSTTGEHNDGIIRTPYLKQMFGPEMYALFGETKRIFDPLNIFNPGKKVGGTKEDIARFMMRSSK
- a CDS encoding peptidoglycan-binding protein is translated as MTLRNAYAAMFAALALLALAVLAGGQRQAFADQVTPVPVNPCEDVFPHIPNMPGCGEDGGDDDDNGEIENPPVNPCDDIFPHIPNMPECNDDGDNGGGGEEPTDVCPNIEGDQASVPEGKVLENGQCVDAPSTGGGGGSGGGSGGGGGGGGGGGSVLGTTTAAACEKYISTFMRRGQVNDAEQVKRVQGILKMFEGADVEETGEYDEKSEAAIKAFQLKYADEVLTPWGIQAPTGYVFLTTRKKLNEVYCKNTLAFPLTEEEQGHIDLVKKASVKVPTAAKPAAAAATQPKPTEVEKATSTPASSEETSTPVKGNRIKDFFRRLFDRLR
- a CDS encoding peptidoglycan-binding protein; translated protein: MNFTNTIGMKLASLITMFVLVVGTPATSFFVYAEDGGAATSSGGDGGSGGSGGSGTSGGDAGSGASGGAASSSSSGDSSSSGGDGGAGGTGGGATDGGAAGAGGSGATGGDAGSTSDTGSADSSGGDGGAGGAGGGATDAGTGGTGGTGADGGTANSETDSGDATANGGAGGDGGTGGTADGGGNDGGAGGDAGAGGAADAEGSSADAGGGDGGSGGDGGGGGSTIHGPLDGGSTEIDTGNASSESIANTGGNSTSVNTASSTGTTDVELDDLFVASSTASSTATTGEVKAEDPDGILARLGNASALAILINIFNIAIKDSVGSILFLKNPVGSALDFTSQFTNIFGSLAGVNGDCSFMGCSSEEASFRFLGDSISEVNNEAISRAKSGGFEGSSEGGTIDVKTGNGDAMSVIWNLGHLTLANSRYLVILMANQGDLDGDVILPDGEFFKKLSSVAKISAGSTYIASSTVGVDNLADSNASSGSNSAIGDETSIDTGNANAHSSAGTMANMVGAPMCFIINIGGKWNGSVKRLPDTFTHERTSFGEIICGTGGGEDRANGERMEIERTNYAKIVNKAISEAITGDVHGEALRVALETGDASAFSHIMNLISSDIIGQDWIFANFAISGDWDGDLQFGPEPGETDILTEINNQISSGRSSNWNTPKYYGPNIKVTKTASVVAVASPAQVEYQIVVDNRGSEAHQVVVNDTMTGPDGAVIGKQMWNLGTVAEKEKVTIKYTIDFKDDAAAGYYTNSVVVSGQGDIAQGAGTLTAKDVIEILPAGEQPAGQCEPLLTEYIRPYRANTPAQVKVLQGFLNESEGENLTLSGVYDGKTQAAVKRFQLKHADEILTPWGITSATGNVYYTTQKAVNSINCKDDSKFQLTAAQQNEIKSFKTKLFSAPKTNIGDLLKMYDVGQSKGAPTAKGFFLLPPAAIPSIFAPVSNENAKPVSMMSLPTSLFKNWLLSAVPLVEAAER